The window CGAACCACCCACGCGGGGGCGCGGTCTGGGGACGTGGGGGACGTACAGCAGCGCGCTTGCTCACAGCGCCTCCCGGAGCTGGTACGGAACGAGGGTGTGCTCCCACGGCAACAGGCCGACGGGAAGCGTGCAGGTGAACGCCGAGGCCTGCATGCGGTCGGCGGGGCGCATCAGGATGCGCGAGGACGCCTGGAGGTTGCGTACGGTGATCGCCGCGTCCGGCAGCTGTTCCTCGTCGTCCACGGTGACCGTCACCATCAGCGAGAACTCCACGAGTCCGGCGCCCGCCGCCTCCTCGGCCGCCGTCTGCTCGGCCGCCTGCATCTCGGAACTGGCCCGCGCCTGGACCAGTCCCCGCTTGGAGCCCGCCATGAAGTGCGCGGTCCGCCGGTCGGCCTCCACGATGCGGGCGGAGGTCGCCGGGTCGATCGGGCGGTAGACCAGCGAGACGCGCTTGCGGCGCGTGCCCGACGCGGGCTCCAGCAGACCCCGCAGCACGCTGGAGCGGACCGTGCCGCGCGGCGCCAGCGTCAGCATCCACGTCCGCGAGACTCCCGAGTCGTGCTTGTACGCCTGCACCGACTCCACGGCGGCGGCCGGACCCGCGTCCGCCCAGTCGAGGCCGATCGTGGAGTGCTCGGCCCGCGCGCTCAGCACGTCCGGGGCGACGGCGGGGTCGTACGCCACCCGGACGATCTCCGAGAGCCGCTCGGCGGAGAGCGGGTACGCGGAGCCGCCGCCGGCCGCGACCAGGCCCGACAGCAGACCGGGCAGCCGCATGGACAGGTCGGTGATGACGTCCTGGACGTCCCGCTTGGGGCCACCGGTGGGGCCGTAGGTGAGGGCGATGTACGTGTGCATCTCCGAGGAGGCGGAGGGGTAGCGC is drawn from Streptomyces bottropensis ATCC 25435 and contains these coding sequences:
- a CDS encoding SCO6880 family protein, whose amino-acid sequence is MSTDALTRPTYGNWRRPRRPGLGPLGLLGTVVAFGGLLVALLASLVSLSAAILVLIPLGLFLAPLALRTVDGRNIYQVVAVRIGWLRRKANGSTTYVSGPLSRRPGGRYHPPGLLARTKMYEGRDAYNRAFGVLHHPGRNLCTVVLACEPDGGSLVDPEQVDIWVASWGDWLARLSHEPGLRGAQVVVETAPDTGTRLAAEVLPRIAPDAPAAARAVMEEVVARYPSASSEMHTYIALTYGPTGGPKRDVQDVITDLSMRLPGLLSGLVAAGGGSAYPLSAERLSEIVRVAYDPAVAPDVLSARAEHSTIGLDWADAGPAAAVESVQAYKHDSGVSRTWMLTLAPRGTVRSSVLRGLLEPASGTRRKRVSLVYRPIDPATSARIVEADRRTAHFMAGSKRGLVQARASSEMQAAEQTAAEEAAGAGLVEFSLMVTVTVDDEEQLPDAAITVRNLQASSRILMRPADRMQASAFTCTLPVGLLPWEHTLVPYQLREAL